Below is a genomic region from Nitrospirota bacterium.
AAATGTTTCTATAATTATATCGGCAAAGAAAGAGGTCCTCAGAATACCCAATGCTGTTTTGAGATTCACCATGCCTGATAAGGATAAAGACAAAAGCAAAAAGGCGCAGCAAAAGGGCACAGGGCAAAAAGGCGCGGACGTCTGGATACTTGAAAATGGAAAACCAAAACGCATATCTGTATCTACTGGTGTAAGTGACGGAAGTTATACCGAGCTAATCTCAGGTGAAATAAAGGAAGGCCAGGAAGTGATAGTGGAATCTCTGATAAAGACAAAACAAAAGTCTGCCACTACACCGAGAATGTTCTAATATGTCGATTATTGATGTACAAGAAATTACCAAGATCTATCAGCTTGGTGATGTTGAAGTCAAGGCGCTCTGTGCAATCTCTATCAGTATTGAAAATGGAGAATTCATAGCAATAATGGGCCCTTCAGGGTCAGGGAAATCTACCTTTATGAATATACTTGGATGCCTTGATAAGCCTACAAGCGGCAGGTACCTTCTTGAAGGCGCTGATGTCGGCAGTCTCGGAAGGGATGAACTCGCTGCTATAAGAAACAAGAAGATAGGTTTTGTCTTTCAGGGGTTCAATCTTCTTTCAAGGACGTCCGCTCTTGAGAATGTTGAGCTTCCCATGCTTTATAACGGAGTCACAGCAAAAGAAAGAAGGCAGAAGGCAATGTCTGCGCTTAAAAGCGTCGGCTTGGAGGGAAGGGAGCATCATTTCCCCAATCAGCTTTCCGGAGGCCAGCAGCAGAGAGTAGCTGTTGCGAGGGCGCTTGTGAATAATGCGCCGATAATCCTTGCAGACGAGCCGACAGGCAATCTTGACACAAAGACAAGCGCTGAGATAATGGAGCTTTTTACAAAGCTGAATGCCGAATCAAATATCACTATAATACTTATAACACATGAGCATGATATAGCGGAATACAGCAGACGGATAATAAAATTCCGCGACGGCTGTATTGTGACTGATGAGGCAAATAAAAAAATAAGAGTTAAAGACCATGATTAATATACCTTCAACTTTTAAAATATCATTCAGGGCATTAAGGGTGAATAAGATGCGTTCAGCCCTTACAATGCTTGGCATTGTTATCGGAGTTGGTGCTGTGATTGCGATGCTTGCTGTCGGAAAAGGCGCCAGCCAGAAAATAGCAGACCAGATAGCAAGCATAGGAAGCAACCTTCTTATAATACTGCCGGGCTCAACTTCTCCCGGAGGGGTGAGGATGGGGTTAGGTACCCTGCCAACACTGACTATGGGCGATACGGAGGCGATTCTTAAGGAATCCCCTGCAGTTGCTGATGTTGCTCCTGAGCATGGCGGGGTTGCACAGGTAATTTATGGCAACCAGAACTGGGCAACAGGCATAAGGGGCACAACACCCAATATGCTGAATGTAAGGGAATGGCAGCTCGCATCAGGCAGGCCTTTTACCGAGCAGGAGGTCAAGAGCGGAGCAAAGGTATGT
It encodes:
- a CDS encoding ABC transporter ATP-binding protein; protein product: MIDVQEITKIYQLGDVEVKALCAISISIENGEFIAIMGPSGSGKSTFMNILGCLDKPTSGRYLLEGADVGSLGRDELAAIRNKKIGFVFQGFNLLSRTSALENVELPMLYNGVTAKERRQKAMSALKSVGLEGREHHFPNQLSGGQQQRVAVARALVNNAPIILADEPTGNLDTKTSAEIMELFTKLNAESNITIILITHEHDIAEYSRRIIKFRDGCIVTDEANKKIRVKDHD